Proteins from a genomic interval of Neovison vison isolate M4711 chromosome 4, ASM_NN_V1, whole genome shotgun sequence:
- the ING3 gene encoding inhibitor of growth protein 3 isoform X1, with the protein MLYLEDYLEMIEQLPMDLRDRFTEMREMDLQVQNAMDQLEQRVSEFFMNAKKNKPEWREEQMASIKKDYYKALEDADEKVQLANQIYDLVDRHLRKLDQELAKFKMELEADNAGITEILERRSLELDTPSQPVNNHHAHSHTPVEKRKYNPTSHHATTDHIPEKKFKSEALLSTLTSDASKENTLGCRNNNSTASSNNAYNVNSSQPLASYNIGSLSSGTGAGAITMAAAQAVQATAQMKEGRRTSSLKASYEAFKNNDFQLGKEFSMPRETAGYSSSSALMTTLTQNTSSSAADSRSGRKSKNNNKSSSQQSSSSSSSSSLSSCSSSSTVVQEISQQTTVVPESDSNSQVDWTYDPNEPRYCICNQVSYGEMVGCDNQDCPIEWFHYGCVGLTEAPKGKWYCPQCTAAMKRRGSRHK; encoded by the exons ATGCAATGGATCAACTAGAACAAAGAGTCAGTGAATTCTTtatgaatgcaaagaaaaataaaccagaatgGAGAGAAGAACAAATGGCATCCATCAAAAAA GATTACTATAAAGCTTTGGAAGATGCAGATGAGAAGGTACAATTGGCAAACCAGATATATGACTTG GTAGATCGACACTTGAGAAAGCTGGATCAGGAACTGGCTAAGTTTAAAATGGAGCTGGAAGCTGATAATGCTGGAATTACAGAAATATTAGAGAGGC GATCTTTGGAATTAGATACTCCTTCACAGCCAGTGAACAATCATCATGCTCATTCACATACTCCAGTGGAAA aaaggAAATATAATCCGACTTCTCACCATGCAACAACGGATCATATTCCTGAAAAGAAGTTTAAATCTGAAGCTCTTCTATCTACGCTTACATCAGATGCCTCTAAGGAAAATACACTAG GGTGTCGAAATAATAATTCTACAGCCTCTTCCAACAACGCTTACAATGTGAATTCCTCCCAACCTCTGGCATCCTACAATATTGGCTCATTATCTTCAGGAACCGGTGCAGGGGCGATTACCATGGCTGCAGCCCAAGCGGTTCAAGCCACAGCTCAG ATGAAAGAGGGACGAAGAACATCAAGTCTAAAAGCCAGTTATGAAGCATTTAAGAATAACGACTTTCAGCTGGGGAAAGAATTTTCAATGCCCAGAGAAACAGCTGGCTATTCATCATCTTCAGCACTCATGACTACATTAACACAGAACACCAGTTCATCGGCAGCCGACTCAcggagtgggagaaagagcaa aaacaacaacaaatcttCAAGTCAGCAGTCctcgtcttcctcctcctcctcttccttgtcGTCATGTTCTTCTTCATCAACTGTCGTACAAgaaatctctcaacaaacaacGGTAGTACCAGAGTCTGATTCAAACAGTCAGGTTGATTGGACTTATGACCCAAATGAACCACGATATTGCATTTGCAATCAG GTATCCTATGGCGAGATGGTGGGCTGTGATAACCAAGAT TGCCCAATAGAATGGTTCCATTATGGATGTGTTGGGTTGACAGAAGCACCAAAAGGAAAATGGTACTGTCCACAGTGCACTGCTGCAATGAAGAGAAGAGGCAGTCGGCACAAATAA